From Pseudomonas sp. CCI4.2, one genomic window encodes:
- a CDS encoding Hcp family type VI secretion system effector has protein sequence MPIPAYMTIHGTHQHLISAGALGADSVGNAWQQGREDQILVQAYDHGVVIPGGVAGRRMHKPLIITKAIDKSSPLLFNAATNGEALKICQLHVYRPSGSGVEHFYTIELEGAVIVAFNQTMPHCQNLSTAHFTQLETVHFAYQNIVLRHESGKTVGYDEWRSEGKQ, from the coding sequence ATGCCAATCCCCGCATATATGACCATCCATGGAACCCATCAGCATCTTATCAGTGCCGGAGCGCTTGGCGCGGATTCGGTTGGTAACGCATGGCAGCAAGGTCGAGAAGATCAGATTCTGGTGCAGGCATACGACCACGGAGTTGTTATCCCTGGCGGCGTAGCCGGGCGTCGTATGCACAAGCCGCTGATTATTACCAAGGCAATCGACAAATCCTCGCCTTTGCTCTTTAACGCAGCAACCAACGGTGAAGCGCTAAAAATTTGCCAACTGCATGTATATCGTCCTTCCGGCAGTGGGGTAGAACATTTTTATACCATTGAGCTAGAGGGCGCGGTCATCGTAGCCTTCAATCAAACTATGCCCCACTGTCAGAACCTCAGCACCGCCCATTTTACTCAGCTGGAAACAGTGCACTTTGCCTACCAAAATATTGTGTTAAGGCATGAGAGTGGTAAAACCGTTGGCTATGACGAATGGCGATCAGAGGGCAAACAGTGA
- a CDS encoding peptidoglycan recognition family protein, translating into MVSALYPSSSELKHACSVGEALSIVRQYLDGRAEIEGVDVLRHGLMLPFDSEVLKQVESGEWLLIMDEAYCFDAGEIHNSVGAKMFDHRVKELMNPPRNEKKRYGFIFRVINFETRESLIGRPYIAKVGGEIIEGQTDGEGLVHVLAPSDSVPISIRVAFRTPLQHAGGFFAKSSDATLVTELMAHELNANAWICRIAVNDRAMTREFILNAMDVAGFKVQARSSWGAKSAKDWMAQDWNYSKIALHHAGRSYGCGDFGAMEMRKAQNEHLGRGYDDIGYHFGIDCAGQIFEGRDIRCKGASVDEYNTGVIGVVLLEDLTVTGEVGDWTDKWRSGVEVWKLNTQNVPPAIQIESLNSLVKVLRSVFGIEVLGGHREYPHQKGEDKFCPGNTGMELVEQLRGSTGLRRPSAS; encoded by the coding sequence ATGGTCAGCGCGTTATACCCGTCATCGTCTGAGCTAAAGCACGCTTGTTCTGTAGGTGAAGCGCTGAGTATTGTCAGGCAATATCTTGACGGGCGCGCCGAAATTGAAGGTGTAGATGTGCTTCGTCACGGTCTAATGCTTCCGTTTGATAGTGAGGTGTTAAAGCAAGTCGAAAGTGGCGAATGGTTGTTGATAATGGATGAGGCGTATTGTTTCGACGCGGGGGAAATTCACAATTCGGTGGGCGCAAAAATGTTTGACCACCGGGTGAAGGAGTTAATGAATCCTCCAAGGAACGAAAAAAAACGCTACGGTTTTATATTTCGAGTGATTAATTTCGAGACTAGAGAATCACTTATTGGTCGACCATACATTGCTAAGGTAGGTGGCGAAATTATAGAAGGTCAGACCGATGGCGAAGGTTTGGTTCATGTATTGGCACCTTCGGATAGTGTGCCCATTTCTATACGCGTCGCTTTTAGAACACCTCTTCAGCATGCAGGCGGCTTTTTTGCAAAATCATCCGATGCGACTCTGGTGACTGAGCTGATGGCGCATGAGTTAAATGCCAACGCTTGGATTTGTCGTATTGCGGTCAATGATCGAGCTATGACTAGGGAATTTATCCTGAATGCAATGGACGTCGCTGGTTTTAAAGTGCAGGCGCGATCATCGTGGGGGGCTAAATCAGCCAAAGATTGGATGGCCCAAGACTGGAATTACTCCAAGATTGCGCTGCACCATGCAGGAAGGAGCTATGGGTGCGGAGACTTTGGCGCAATGGAGATGAGGAAGGCGCAGAACGAACATCTAGGCAGAGGTTACGACGATATTGGATATCACTTTGGAATAGATTGCGCCGGTCAGATTTTTGAAGGAAGAGATATTCGCTGCAAGGGCGCTAGTGTTGATGAATATAATACGGGTGTTATTGGGGTGGTGCTTTTAGAAGACTTGACTGTTACAGGTGAGGTAGGCGATTGGACTGACAAGTGGCGCAGCGGCGTTGAAGTATGGAAACTGAATACTCAAAATGTGCCCCCTGCCATACAGATTGAATCTCTAAATTCATTGGTCAAGGTTTTGCGCAGCGTTTTTGGGATAGAGGTTCTGGGCGGTCATAGAGAGTACCCCCATCAAAAAGGAGAGGATAAGTTTTGTCCTGGTAATACCGGTATGGAGTTGGTAGAGCAATTGAGGGGGTCGACGGGGTTGCGCAGACCTTCTGCTTCATGA
- a CDS encoding DUF2333 family protein: MLDWKKRAGSAGDRVDEPAVGTRSRGYWGGVFFSRALGIVLAIYLVVTGLIGWYWSHEPALFPVQQNAQAAAEREGKQMVIGYTTVETLKTVASTLLDKRGGYISNDRLPPGVWLDNISHWEYGVLVQVRDLSRALRKDFARSQSQSAEDPDLARAEPRFNFDNRSWVLPSSESEYREGINSLSRYQARLSDPNQKGALFYARADNLNNWLGDVATRLGSLSQRLSASVGRVKLNSSLKTESVIPGQAPKVDEEIVETPWLQIDDVFYEARGQAWALSHLLRAIEVDFADVLAKKNATVSVRQIIRELEASQAPVWSPMILNGSGFGILANHSLVMANYISRANAAVIDLRQLLSQG; encoded by the coding sequence ATGCTGGACTGGAAGAAGCGCGCGGGTAGCGCGGGGGATCGGGTTGATGAACCTGCGGTAGGGACTCGCTCCCGAGGCTATTGGGGGGGTGTTTTTTTTAGCCGCGCGTTAGGCATCGTTCTTGCCATCTATTTGGTGGTAACGGGCTTGATCGGTTGGTACTGGAGCCATGAACCCGCTCTGTTTCCAGTTCAGCAGAACGCCCAAGCGGCGGCTGAGCGCGAAGGTAAGCAGATGGTGATCGGTTACACCACGGTCGAAACACTGAAGACCGTGGCGAGCACCTTGCTGGATAAGCGCGGTGGCTATATCTCCAATGACCGCCTGCCGCCGGGTGTGTGGCTGGACAATATCTCTCATTGGGAATACGGCGTGCTGGTTCAGGTGCGTGACTTGAGCCGTGCGCTGCGTAAAGATTTCGCCCGCTCGCAATCGCAGTCGGCAGAAGACCCGGACTTGGCCCGGGCTGAGCCGCGTTTCAACTTCGACAATAGAAGTTGGGTGCTGCCTTCCAGTGAGTCTGAGTACCGCGAGGGGATTAATTCGCTGAGCCGCTATCAGGCGCGCTTGTCCGATCCTAACCAGAAAGGCGCGTTGTTTTACGCCCGTGCCGACAACCTGAATAACTGGCTGGGTGATGTGGCGACCCGCTTGGGCTCGTTGTCGCAGCGACTCTCGGCCAGTGTCGGTCGGGTCAAACTCAACAGCAGTTTGAAAACTGAATCGGTCATCCCCGGCCAGGCGCCAAAGGTTGATGAAGAAATAGTAGAAACCCCGTGGCTGCAGATCGATGACGTATTCTATGAAGCGCGCGGTCAGGCGTGGGCGCTGTCGCATTTGCTGCGGGCCATCGAAGTAGATTTCGCTGATGTCTTGGCGAAGAAGAATGCCACCGTCAGCGTGCGTCAGATCATTCGTGAACTGGAAGCTTCGCAAGCACCGGTCTGGAGTCCGATGATTCTTAACGGCAGCGGTTTCGGGATATTGGCTAACCACTCGCTGGTCATGGCCAACTATATTTCCCGGGCTAACGCTGCAGTGATCGACCTGCGCCAATTGCTGTCACAGGGG